One genomic region from Salvelinus fontinalis isolate EN_2023a chromosome 18, ASM2944872v1, whole genome shotgun sequence encodes:
- the LOC129815371 gene encoding uncharacterized protein LOC129815371, producing the protein MTYLLWQTSLKETLHSGTPKYHLQNGNISSLKLIPFQMEAQSGLRREPQGKKEEERPHKEQKERPHKEEEKSRKLKKMGISPQLTFQLLDGPLNRQLKLEPQQNNDIDITEVTVNASIETTDSLTIKKYGVSRKRREESVEQSKKTDKVRISVPPQLITEAGELKSISIIRTKPLPEIALCGWTHHQTKGEVIRDPKGCDLTLIQEKDEWVLIMNKIEPLEGEEHIVEITRTTVTEGSSSTVIRIDPTPAPEQEEPVTTRTTTTTMVEAAVKTTVATTKITSTALTKQSTVPTKKPETSEPEGFFTDIWNFMINTNNLPREKDNVTPTDALTPELYKDNSLEKLVGNEWYEWAKYTANKHRMDNCIYCSKSPLSDFLIVPELASFEECVKWKMYSEKILPSFV; encoded by the coding sequence ATGACATACCTGTTGTGGCAGACCTCCTTGAAGGAAACCCTCCACAGTGGGACCCCGAAGTACCACCTACAGAATGGGAACATCTCTTCCCTGAAATTAATACCTTTCCAGATGGAAGCCCagtccggcctgaggagggagcctcaggggaagaaagaggaggagaggcctcacaagGAACAGAAGGAGAGACCCCACAAAGAGGAGGAAAAGTCCCgcaagctgaagaaaatgggGATTTCCCCACAATTGACTTTTCAGCTCTTGGATGGTCCCCTTAACAGACAATTGAAATTAGAACCACAGCAGAACAATGACATTGACATAACAGAAGTAACAGTGAACGCTAGTATAGAAACAACAGACTCACTCACAATCAAGAAGTATGGTGTaagcaggaagagaagagaggaatcAGTCGAACAATCCAAAAAGACTGACAAGGTTAGAATCTCTGTTCCACCTCAACTCATAACAGAAGCAGGAGAACTGAAGTCTATTTCAATCATAAGGACCAAACCCTTACCGGAGATTGCACTCTGTGGATGGACACATCACCAAACAAAGGGAGAAGTCATTAGGGACccgaaaggatgtgacctgacattaATCCAAGAAAAAGACGAGTGGGTGCTCATCATGAACAAGATTGAACCATTGGAAGGTGAAGAACATATAGTTGAAATAACAAGAACAACAGTGACCGAAGGGAGTAGCAGCACGGTCATTAGAATTGATCCCACCCCTGCACCTGAACAGGAAGAACCTGTGACAACTAGAACAACGACAACAACAATGGTGGAAGCTGCTGTGAAGACTACCGTAGCTACCACTAAGATAACATCAACTGCCCTTACCAAGCAGTCCACTGTACCCACAAAGAAACCTGAGACATCAGAACCAGAAGGTTTTTTTACTGACATTTGGAACTTTATGATAAACACCAACAATCTGCCTCGAGAAAAGGACAATGTGACTCCAACTGATGCTTTAACCCCAGAACTATACAAGGACAACTCATTGGAGAAATTAGTGGGAAATGAATGGTATGAATGGGCTAAGTATACGGCAAACAAACACAGAATGGACAATTGTATTTATTGTAGCAAATCACCTTTGTCTGATTTTTTGATAGTACCTGAACTTGCATCATTTGAAGAATGTGTTAAATGGAAAATGTATTCAGAGAAAATACTACCTTCCTTTGTGTAA